One stretch of Pradoshia sp. D12 DNA includes these proteins:
- a CDS encoding VOC family protein has protein sequence MLPEIAKLGHIALITPDLKKSLWFFSEVLGLEETEVVNGTHYLRAWGDFEHHTLSLKQGEKSKVDHIGWRTKRPEDVEKFAELLTEAGAEVKWVESGEEAGQGRAIRFELPSEHPFEIYYEMEKTQPDQDRKSVLKNQTYKSWRKGASPRRIDHVNLATSHDPSVIHKWLIDNLGFKMREYVDLGNGVIQAGWLSVTPLVHDIAVMAEPEAKTPNRLHHLAYWFDNAQDILRAADILSENGIELIGPGKHGISQAIYLYVKDPGSGHRVELFSGSYLIFEPDWEAIKWTPEDLKVGLTYWGQDLQGMDADSTEA, from the coding sequence ATGTTACCAGAGATTGCTAAACTAGGTCATATTGCTTTAATCACACCGGATTTAAAAAAATCACTATGGTTCTTCTCTGAAGTCTTAGGTTTAGAAGAAACAGAAGTAGTGAATGGTACACATTATTTACGTGCATGGGGAGATTTTGAACACCATACACTATCGCTAAAACAAGGGGAAAAATCAAAAGTAGATCACATTGGTTGGCGTACAAAACGTCCTGAAGATGTAGAGAAATTTGCTGAATTACTAACTGAGGCTGGAGCAGAAGTGAAGTGGGTTGAATCGGGTGAAGAAGCAGGTCAAGGAAGAGCAATTCGCTTTGAGTTACCCAGTGAGCATCCATTTGAAATTTATTATGAGATGGAAAAAACGCAACCAGATCAAGACCGCAAATCCGTGCTAAAGAACCAAACTTATAAATCTTGGAGAAAAGGTGCTTCACCTCGTCGTATTGACCACGTGAATCTAGCGACTTCACACGATCCATCAGTAATTCATAAATGGTTAATTGATAATTTGGGATTTAAAATGCGTGAATATGTAGATTTAGGAAATGGAGTTATTCAAGCTGGTTGGTTAAGTGTAACTCCATTGGTTCATGACATAGCTGTTATGGCTGAACCGGAAGCTAAAACACCTAACCGTTTACACCACCTAGCTTATTGGTTTGATAATGCCCAAGATATATTACGTGCAGCTGATATTTTAAGTGAAAATGGAATTGAGCTTATTGGGCCAGGTAAACATGGTATTTCACAGGCAATTTACTTATATGTAAAAGACCCAGGTAGTGGTCATCGTGTGGAACTATTTTCAGGAAGTTATTTGATTTTTGAACCTGATTGGGAGGCTATTAAGTGGACTCCTGAAGATTTAAAAGTTGGTTTAACTTATTGGGGACAAGATCTTCAGGGAATGGATGCTGATTCAACAGAAGCATAG
- a CDS encoding alpha/beta fold hydrolase, giving the protein MSYSTETLDTGRFQTFYCEAGQENEEVIVFLHGSGPGANSVSNWQHILPELAKNYHVIAPDMYGFGNTKHPEVHPKSFWEWTQLRVEQLLELLDKKNIEKFSLVGNSMGGYVSLNVVMYAPERVKKVLLMGSAGGETPPTPEIIRMVGFYKNPTYENLRNLTSWFVYDPATIQDSLEDILEIRYETIQREEIRNSYLQNMFPMPGEGHIPPNALRQMKQPFLLLHGFNDRFVPKESSINLMEHLPNAELRLFTQCGHWLQVEKREDFIKAAKEFF; this is encoded by the coding sequence ATGAGCTATTCAACAGAAACTTTAGATACAGGTCGGTTTCAAACGTTCTATTGTGAAGCAGGACAAGAAAATGAGGAAGTAATCGTATTCCTACACGGTTCAGGTCCCGGAGCGAATTCAGTAAGTAATTGGCAACATATTTTACCAGAGCTTGCAAAGAACTATCATGTGATTGCTCCTGATATGTATGGATTTGGAAATACAAAACACCCCGAAGTACACCCAAAATCATTTTGGGAATGGACTCAGCTACGCGTTGAGCAACTGCTTGAACTACTTGATAAGAAAAACATAGAGAAATTCAGTCTCGTAGGTAATTCAATGGGTGGTTATGTGTCGTTAAATGTTGTTATGTATGCACCTGAACGAGTGAAAAAAGTTTTACTTATGGGCAGTGCTGGTGGAGAAACACCGCCTACTCCGGAAATAATACGAATGGTTGGTTTTTATAAAAACCCAACGTATGAAAACCTACGAAACTTAACAAGTTGGTTTGTTTATGATCCTGCAACGATTCAAGATTCATTAGAAGATATTTTAGAAATTCGATATGAAACTATTCAACGTGAAGAGATTCGCAATTCCTATTTGCAAAATATGTTCCCTATGCCTGGGGAAGGTCATATTCCTCCCAATGCATTACGTCAAATGAAACAACCATTCTTACTACTGCATGGTTTTAATGACCGATTTGTTCCAAAAGAGAGCAGTATTAATTTGATGGAACATTTACCTAATGCAGAGCTTCGTTTATTTACACAGTGCGGACATTGGCTGCAGGTAGAAAAGCGAGAAGATTTCATTAAAGCAGCTAAAGAGTTCTTCTAG
- a CDS encoding acyl-CoA dehydrogenase, giving the protein MSVDTKQKSKGFTDVELELIEKAREAGLLAESEVATSEINASVSRNYVNKLIESGITRANLPKEYGGPQISLRGLGEIVRTIAYHNISAAWLGYFFPLHNSLTAHLPQEGRDEIINSNGLIVDVFAPVGQVTVVDGGVRLTGTYNYTSGVNFAEWIGLGAIAQLPESNQPELIMCFMRKDEVKVNENWDTFGLRGSGSNQVIATEVFIPRRRVLRLELANDTRRPPEGSNYDPDYPYYHVPYFSAFYLGFPNMALGGARRLLDEYKKRTEARVRLHGENEKDSPRSQRILAKLMLEYKKANGLMEQYYDLLATYETEGPYEKGEFSSLRAEIIKICQEIATTVMVSLGGASLTKNDTIEVFVRDIIAVATHITSLYEDALYTYGRNLYGYQGIGMG; this is encoded by the coding sequence ATGTCAGTTGATACAAAGCAAAAATCCAAAGGATTTACAGATGTTGAACTAGAGCTTATTGAAAAAGCACGTGAAGCAGGCTTACTAGCAGAATCAGAAGTAGCAACTTCCGAAATAAATGCCTCTGTTTCTCGAAACTATGTTAATAAGTTAATTGAATCAGGAATTACTCGTGCAAATCTACCGAAAGAATATGGTGGTCCACAAATTTCGTTACGTGGCCTTGGAGAAATTGTACGTACTATCGCGTACCATAATATCTCAGCTGCATGGTTAGGTTATTTCTTCCCTTTACACAACTCCTTAACAGCACACCTTCCACAAGAAGGTAGAGACGAAATTATAAATTCAAACGGTTTGATCGTGGATGTTTTCGCGCCAGTTGGACAAGTAACCGTGGTTGATGGCGGTGTTCGCTTAACAGGTACTTATAACTATACAAGCGGTGTTAACTTTGCAGAATGGATTGGTTTAGGGGCAATTGCTCAATTACCTGAATCAAATCAACCAGAATTAATTATGTGTTTCATGCGTAAAGATGAAGTGAAAGTAAATGAAAATTGGGATACATTTGGTTTACGTGGTTCAGGTAGTAACCAAGTGATTGCAACGGAAGTATTTATTCCAAGAAGACGCGTTTTAAGACTTGAATTAGCGAATGATACACGCCGTCCACCGGAGGGTTCTAATTATGATCCCGATTATCCTTATTACCATGTACCATACTTCTCTGCATTCTATCTTGGGTTTCCAAATATGGCATTAGGTGGAGCTAGGCGTTTGCTGGATGAATATAAAAAGAGAACAGAAGCACGTGTTCGTCTACATGGAGAAAATGAAAAAGATTCTCCTCGTAGTCAGCGAATTCTAGCTAAACTTATGTTGGAATATAAAAAAGCGAATGGTTTAATGGAACAATATTACGATCTATTAGCAACTTATGAAACAGAAGGTCCATACGAAAAAGGGGAGTTTTCTTCACTACGTGCAGAAATTATTAAAATTTGTCAAGAAATCGCTACGACAGTAATGGTCTCACTCGGTGGGGCATCTCTAACAAAAAATGACACAATTGAAGTGTTTGTACGAGACATCATTGCCGTAGCCACACATATAACGTCTCTATATGAAGATGCACTATACACATATGGTCGTAATTTATATGGCTATCAAGGAATTGGTATGGGCTAA